One segment of Pan paniscus chromosome 20, NHGRI_mPanPan1-v2.0_pri, whole genome shotgun sequence DNA contains the following:
- the LOC100993566 gene encoding probable G-protein coupled receptor 32: MNGVSEGTRGCSDRQPGVLTRDCSCSRKMNSSGCLSEEVGSLRPLTVVVLSASIVVGVLGNGLVLWMTVFRMARTVSTVCFFHLALADFMLSLSLPIAMYYIVSRQWLLGEWACKLYITFVFLSYFASNCLLVLISVDRCISVLYPVWALNHRTVQRASWLAFGVWLLAAALCSAHLKFRTTRKWNGCTHCYLAFNSDNETAQIRIEGVVEGHIIGTIGHFLLGFLGPLAIIGTCAHLIRAKLLREGWVHANRPKRLLLVLVSAFFIFWSPFNVVLLVHLWRRVMLKEIYHPRMLLILQASFALGCVNSSLNPFLYVFVGRDFQEKFFQSLTSALARAFGEEEFLSSCPRGNGPRE, translated from the coding sequence ATGAATGGGGTCTCGGAGGGgaccagaggctgcagtgacagGCAACCTGGGGTCCTGACACGTGATTGCTCTTGTTCCAGGAAGATGAACTCTTCCGGATGCCTGTCTGAGGAGGTGGGGTCCCTCCGCCCACTGACTGTGGTTGTCCTGTCTGCGTCCATTGTCGTCGGAGTGCTGGGCAATGGGCTGGTGCTGTGGATGACTGTCTTCCGTATGGCACGCACGGTCTCCACCGTCTGCTTCTTCCACCTGGCCCTTGCCGATTTCATGCTCTCACTGTCTCTGCCCATTGCCATGTACTATATTGTCTCCAGGCAGTGGCTCCTCGGAGAGTGGGCCTGCAAACTCTACATCACCTTTGTGTTCCTCAGCTACTTTGCCAGTAACTGCCTCCTGGTGCTCATCTCTGTGGACCGTTGCATCTCTGTCCTCTACCCCGTCTGGGCCCTGAACCACCGCACTGTGCAGCGGGCGAGCTGGCTGGCCTTTGGGGTGTGGCTCCTGGCCGCCGCCTTGTGCTCTGCGCACCTGAAATTCCGGACAACCAGAAAATGGAATGGCTGTACGCACTGCTACTTGGCGTTCAACTCTGACAATGAGACTGCCCAGATTCGGATTGAAGGGGTCGTGGAGGGACACATTATAGGGACCATTGGCCACTTCCTGCTGGGCTTCCTGGGGCCCTTAGCAATCATAGGCACCTGCGCCCACCTCATCCGGGCCAAGCTCTTGCGGGAGGGCTGGGTCCACGCCAACCGGCCCAAGAGGCTGCTGCTGGTGCTGGTGAGCGCTTTCTTTATCTTCTGGTCCCCGTTTAACGTGGTGCTGTTGGTCCATCTGTGGCGACGGGTGATGCTCAAGGAAATCTACCACCCCCGGATGCTGCTCATCCTCCAGGCTAGCTTTGCCTTGGGCTGTGTCAACAGCAGCCTCAACCCCTTCCTGTACGTCTTCGTTGGCAGAGATTTCCAAGAAAAGTTTTTCCAGTCTTTGACTTCTGCCCTGGCCAGGGCGTTTGGAGAGGAGGAGTTTCTGTCATCCTGTCCCCGTGGCAACGGCCCCCGGGAATGA